In the Theobroma cacao cultivar B97-61/B2 chromosome 1, Criollo_cocoa_genome_V2, whole genome shotgun sequence genome, one interval contains:
- the LOC18613017 gene encoding probable indole-3-pyruvate monooxygenase YUCCA8: MENLFRLVDQDQYFFQRKWTLVNGPVIVGAGPSGLATAACLREQRVPFVVLERAECIASLWQKRTYDRLKLHLPKHFCQLPKLPFPEEFPEYPTKRQFIEYLESYAMHFDINPKFNECVQSVRYDETSGFWRVKTVVSSGSSKTEFEYICRWLVVATGENAECVVPDVQGLAEFGGEVIHACDYKSGEKFKGQKVLVVGCGNSGMEVSLDLCNHNASPSMVVRSSVHVLPREIFGKSTFELAILLLKRLPLWLVDKLMLILAWLVLGNIEKYGLKRPSMGPLELKNTKGKTPVLDIGALEKIRSGDINVVPGIKRFSRGQVELVNGEKLDIDSVVLATGYRSNVPSWLQEGEFFSKNGFPKAPFPHGWKGNAGLYAVGFTRRGLSGAYSDAMRIAQDIAKVWKDETKRQKKRTIACHRRCISQF; the protein is encoded by the exons ATGGAGAACTTGTTCCGCCTTGTTGACCAAGATCAATATTTCTTTCAACGTAAATGGACTTTGGTCAATGGTCCGGTCATAGTTGGTGCCGGACCCTCAGGGCTTGCCACAGCTGCTTGCCTTAGAGAACAAAGGGTGCCCTTTGTAGTTCTTGAAAGAGCTGAATGCATTGCATCTTTGTGGCAAAAACGCACCTATGACAGGCTAAAGCTTCACCTTCCCAAACACTTCTGCCAACTCCCCAAACTACCTTTCCCTGAGGAATTCCCTGAGTACCCAACAAAGAGACAGTTCATTGAGTACCTTGAATCATATGCCATGCATTTTGATATCAACCCAAAATTCAATGAGTGTGTGCAGTCGGTTAGATATGACGAGACCAGTGGCTTCTGGAGGGTCAAGACCGTCGTTTCAAGTGGCTCAAGCAAGACTGAGTTTGAGTACATTTGCCGCTGGCTTGTGGTGGCCACAGGTGAAAATGCCGAGTGTGTGGTGCCAGATGTTCAAGGATTGGCCGAGTTCGGTGGTGAAGTTATCCATGCTTGTGACTACAAGTCTGgcgaaaaattcaagggacaGAAAGTACTAGTTGTCGGCTGTGGCAACTCGGGCATGGAAGTTTCTCTTGATCTTTGTAACCACAATGCTTCACCCTCAATGGTGGTTCGCAGCTCG GTTCATGTCTTGCCAAGAGAAATTTTTGGGAAATCGACATTTGAATTAGCTATTTTGTTGTTGAAACGGCTGCCCCTTTGGCTTGTTGACAAGCTTATGTTGATCTTGGCCTGGTTGGTGCTCGGAAACATCGAGAAATACGGGCTGAAAAGGCCATCAATGGGTCCATTGGAACTCAAGAACACCAAAGGAAAAACCCCTGTTTTGGACATTGGTGCATTGGAGAAAATTAGATCAGGAGACATTAATGTTGTTCCTGGAATCAAGCGTTTCTCACGTGGACAGGTTGAGCTTGTTAATGGTGAAAAACTTGATATCGACTCAGTTGTTCTGGCTACCGGATACCGCAGCAATGTTCCCTCCTGGCTTCAG GAAGGTGAATTCTTCTCCAAGAATGGATTCCCAAAGGCTCCCTTCCCACATGGCTGGAAAGGCAATGCTGGACTCTATGCAGTTGGGTTCACGAGGAGAGGGCTCTCTGGTGCTTACTCTGATGCCATGAGGATTGCACAAGACATTGCCAAGGTCTGGAAAGATGAAACTAAGCGGCAGAAAAAGAGAACCATAGCTTGCCATAGACGATGCATTTCACAGTTTTAA